In a single window of the Arthrobacter sp. StoSoilA2 genome:
- a CDS encoding FAD-dependent oxidoreductase: protein MSISTPVGSADRPLRVAVIGSGPAGVYAADILTKSEAVKSGELNVSIDLFDRYPAPYGLIRYGVAPDHPRIKGIVNALHKVLDRGDIRFFGNVDYGTDISIEDLRKHYDAVIFATGAIKDADLNIPGIELEGSFGGADFVSWYDGHPDVPREWPLDAKEIAVLGNGNVALDVARVLSKHADDLLVTEIPDNVYAGLKNSPVTDVHVFGRRGPAQVKFTPLELRELSHSKDVDIILYAEDFEFDEESDRQVQTNNQTKTMVGTLTNWIAEQPEDLSELKASRRLHLHFLHSPVEIVDSPETPGKVAGIKFERTELDGTGNARGTGEFVDYPVQAVYRAIGYFGSALPDVEFDHKKGVVTNDGGRVLDADGQHVPGLYATGWIKRGPVGLIGHTKGDALETVTYLLEDRENLPFAEVPAADAVVDLLDARGVQFTSWEGWLALDAHELALGAAATEAGGSHGVEVTRERIKVVPREDMVNISRDGVSAQV, encoded by the coding sequence GTGTCAATTAGCACCCCCGTAGGTTCTGCGGACCGTCCGCTTCGCGTCGCCGTCATCGGCTCCGGCCCTGCCGGCGTGTACGCAGCAGACATCCTGACCAAGAGCGAGGCCGTCAAGAGTGGCGAACTCAACGTCAGCATCGACCTCTTTGACCGCTACCCGGCACCCTATGGCCTGATCCGCTACGGCGTCGCTCCGGACCACCCCCGCATCAAGGGCATCGTCAACGCCCTGCACAAGGTTCTGGACCGCGGCGACATCCGCTTCTTCGGCAACGTTGACTACGGCACGGACATCTCCATCGAGGACCTGCGCAAGCACTACGACGCCGTTATCTTCGCCACGGGCGCCATCAAGGACGCGGACCTGAACATCCCGGGCATCGAGCTTGAGGGTTCCTTCGGCGGCGCCGACTTCGTCTCCTGGTACGACGGCCACCCGGACGTTCCCCGCGAATGGCCGCTGGACGCCAAGGAAATTGCTGTCCTCGGCAACGGAAACGTGGCCCTTGACGTGGCCCGTGTCCTCTCCAAGCACGCCGATGACCTGCTGGTCACCGAAATCCCGGACAACGTCTACGCCGGCCTGAAGAATTCCCCGGTCACAGACGTCCACGTCTTCGGCCGCCGCGGCCCGGCGCAGGTGAAGTTCACCCCGCTGGAACTCCGCGAACTCTCGCACTCCAAGGACGTAGACATCATCCTCTACGCCGAGGACTTCGAATTCGACGAAGAGTCCGACCGCCAGGTCCAGACGAACAACCAGACCAAGACCATGGTTGGCACCCTCACCAACTGGATCGCCGAGCAGCCTGAAGACCTCTCCGAGCTCAAGGCCTCCCGCCGCCTGCACCTGCACTTCCTGCACAGCCCGGTCGAGATCGTGGACTCCCCGGAAACCCCGGGCAAGGTTGCCGGCATCAAGTTCGAGCGCACCGAGCTGGACGGCACGGGCAACGCCCGCGGCACCGGCGAGTTCGTCGACTACCCGGTCCAGGCCGTGTACCGCGCCATCGGCTACTTCGGTTCGGCCCTGCCGGACGTCGAGTTCGACCACAAGAAGGGCGTCGTGACCAACGACGGCGGCCGCGTCCTTGACGCCGACGGTCAGCACGTGCCGGGCCTCTACGCGACCGGTTGGATCAAGCGTGGTCCGGTGGGCCTCATCGGCCACACCAAGGGTGATGCCCTGGAAACGGTGACGTACCTCTTGGAGGACCGCGAAAACCTGCCGTTCGCCGAGGTTCCTGCGGCAGACGCCGTCGTGGATTTGCTTGACGCCCGCGGCGTGCAGTTCACCAGCTGGGAAGGCTGGCTGGCTCTGGACGCCCACGAGCTCGCGCTCGGCGCAGCAGCCACTGAGGCCGGCGGCTCCCACGGTGTTGAGGTCACCCGTGAGCGCATCAAGGTTGTGCCGCGCGAGGACATGGTCAACATCTCCCGCGACGGGGTCTCCGCACAGGTCTAA
- a CDS encoding helix-turn-helix domain-containing protein, whose translation MKALDIDDDGVVTLLSDVLEDLGVDNARLLLAPDADNLTVRETVIVDAEDEDATRPGSLVMLIGARGRVALPAIRRIISGRPTAVAVKGNERELEAVAELLQSTGIGLVAVAPGLRWDKFESVAVDRIRERGVSGENPTTVHRDLFAIAQTTATLTNGHVVIEDPGNRVLAYSPASNDVDELRRLSILARRGPERYQKLLKESGVYKHLQATEEPVHVEANPDAGLRERVAIGIHAGSRVMGYIWLQEGAEPLAPNTDRLMIGAARHAAIELVRHRNQQSQSMREDRVSSLLSGTAQVHSQAQSAGIDPSKPAALVLISAGGLDQSAPGQQLRRGELSNLASIHAAAYRPGAVVGALGTETAIILPDLDPVKSLPAINRLVNTIVRDATTHLHFQVQAAVGPIVPRLDALYATLDHVRSVLKVLQSTPSIRVASYRDVETTVLTNELLDLLETRKGLRHQGIAKLCDRYPEFALTLLTYLEFFGDVNRCAEELAIHRNTVHYRLRRACEEAGLDLQSADERLLAHLQIRLWTYAEARS comes from the coding sequence TTGAAGGCCCTGGACATTGACGACGACGGAGTCGTCACCTTGCTGAGCGATGTACTTGAAGACCTGGGCGTGGACAACGCACGGTTATTGCTTGCCCCGGACGCGGACAACCTGACAGTTCGTGAAACGGTCATTGTGGATGCAGAAGACGAGGATGCCACCCGTCCCGGGTCCTTGGTGATGCTCATCGGTGCCCGTGGACGTGTGGCGCTGCCGGCAATCCGGAGGATCATCAGCGGCAGGCCCACGGCCGTCGCCGTCAAGGGAAACGAACGTGAACTCGAAGCCGTGGCGGAACTGCTGCAATCCACCGGCATTGGATTGGTAGCCGTAGCTCCCGGCCTCCGCTGGGACAAGTTTGAAAGCGTCGCTGTGGACCGTATCCGGGAACGCGGTGTGTCCGGGGAGAACCCCACCACCGTGCACAGGGACTTGTTCGCCATCGCCCAAACAACCGCAACCCTGACCAACGGCCACGTAGTCATCGAGGATCCGGGAAACAGGGTCCTCGCCTACTCGCCGGCATCCAACGACGTTGATGAGCTCCGCCGCCTGTCCATCCTTGCGCGGCGCGGGCCGGAGCGGTACCAGAAACTCCTCAAGGAGTCAGGCGTCTACAAGCACCTTCAGGCCACGGAAGAACCCGTCCATGTGGAGGCCAACCCTGATGCCGGCCTTCGGGAACGCGTGGCCATTGGCATCCATGCGGGAAGCCGGGTGATGGGCTACATCTGGCTGCAGGAAGGTGCCGAGCCGTTGGCTCCGAACACTGACAGGCTGATGATCGGTGCTGCCCGGCATGCCGCGATTGAACTGGTGCGCCACCGGAACCAGCAATCCCAGTCGATGCGCGAAGACAGGGTGTCCAGCCTGCTCAGCGGAACGGCACAGGTTCACTCGCAGGCCCAGTCGGCGGGAATAGACCCCTCCAAACCGGCTGCCTTGGTGCTGATTTCGGCGGGCGGACTGGACCAGAGCGCCCCGGGGCAACAACTCCGAAGGGGTGAACTCTCCAACCTCGCATCCATCCACGCGGCGGCGTACCGGCCGGGAGCAGTGGTGGGAGCACTGGGCACGGAAACGGCGATCATCCTGCCGGATCTGGACCCGGTGAAGTCTTTGCCCGCCATCAACCGGCTGGTCAACACGATTGTGCGTGACGCCACCACCCACCTGCACTTCCAGGTCCAGGCCGCCGTGGGCCCGATTGTTCCGCGGCTGGACGCCCTGTACGCCACGCTTGACCACGTCCGCAGCGTCCTCAAGGTGTTGCAGAGCACCCCGTCCATCCGTGTTGCTTCCTACCGGGATGTGGAAACCACGGTCCTCACCAACGAGTTGCTGGATCTGCTGGAAACCCGGAAGGGGCTGCGGCACCAAGGCATAGCGAAGCTCTGCGACCGATACCCGGAGTTCGCTCTGACACTGCTCACATACCTCGAATTCTTTGGCGATGTGAACCGCTGCGCGGAGGAACTGGCCATCCACCGCAACACCGTCCACTACCGGCTCCGACGCGCCTGCGAAGAGGCCGGCCTGGACCTGCAGTCCGCGGACGAACGATTGCTTGCCCATCTCCAGATACGACTTTGGACCTACGCAGAGGCCAGGAGCTAG
- a CDS encoding amino acid permease: MFVAQEPGQDFSTEESGYRKTLKPRQIQMIAIGGAIGTGLFMGAGGRLNGSGPALILVYAVCGFFAFLILRALGELVLYRPASGSFVSYAREFYGEKMAYTAGWLYFLNWAMTSIVDVTAVALYVKFWGQFWQPINDVPQWLIALIALVVVLALNLVSVKIFGEMEFWFALIKVGALVAFLVVGICFIVLGGRTDVGVPGLNVIADNGGLFPMGAVAPLLAISGVVFAYAAVELVGTAAGETANPHKVMPKAVNTVVLRIGIFYVGSVLLLSLLLPFTSYKSGESPFVTFFSHLGDPQAGAVSASVMNFVVLTAALSSLNAGLYSTGRILRSMAIKGSAPRFTARISASGVPYGGILLTAVITLMGVGLNAIVPSQVFEIVLEVSALGIIGGWATIMLCHIKLQAWVRSGKVIRPAFRLFGAPFTSYLTLGFLAFVLITMGFSETGRWVLGSLLVLAPLLVGGWYAHRGRIRNEQSALNPPSV, encoded by the coding sequence CTGTTTGTTGCCCAGGAGCCAGGCCAGGACTTCTCAACGGAAGAATCGGGCTACCGGAAGACCCTCAAGCCCCGCCAGATCCAAATGATTGCCATAGGCGGCGCGATCGGCACGGGGCTTTTCATGGGAGCCGGAGGCCGCCTCAATGGTTCAGGCCCGGCCTTGATCCTGGTGTATGCGGTGTGCGGATTCTTTGCCTTCCTCATCCTGCGCGCCTTGGGCGAGCTGGTTCTCTACCGCCCGGCCTCAGGCTCGTTCGTTTCCTATGCCCGTGAGTTTTACGGCGAGAAAATGGCCTACACGGCTGGTTGGCTGTACTTCCTGAACTGGGCCATGACCTCCATTGTGGATGTGACCGCGGTGGCCCTGTACGTGAAGTTTTGGGGCCAGTTCTGGCAGCCGATCAACGACGTCCCGCAGTGGCTCATCGCCCTCATCGCACTGGTTGTAGTGCTGGCCTTGAATCTCGTGTCGGTGAAGATCTTCGGTGAGATGGAGTTCTGGTTCGCCCTCATCAAGGTTGGTGCGCTGGTAGCCTTCCTCGTCGTCGGAATCTGCTTCATTGTCCTTGGTGGCAGGACGGACGTGGGCGTTCCCGGCCTGAACGTCATTGCGGACAACGGGGGCCTCTTTCCCATGGGCGCGGTGGCGCCACTCCTGGCAATCAGCGGCGTCGTCTTCGCGTACGCAGCTGTTGAGTTGGTGGGAACGGCCGCCGGCGAAACCGCCAACCCGCACAAGGTCATGCCCAAAGCCGTCAATACGGTGGTTCTCCGTATCGGCATTTTCTACGTCGGCTCCGTCCTGTTGCTCTCCCTTCTGCTGCCTTTCACGTCCTACAAGTCCGGTGAGTCGCCGTTCGTGACCTTCTTCTCCCACCTTGGCGATCCCCAGGCCGGCGCGGTCTCGGCCTCCGTGATGAACTTCGTGGTTCTGACCGCCGCTCTCTCTAGCCTCAACGCTGGCCTGTACTCCACCGGCCGGATCCTGCGTTCCATGGCAATCAAGGGCTCAGCGCCGCGCTTCACCGCCCGCATCAGCGCTTCCGGCGTCCCTTACGGCGGCATCCTGCTGACTGCTGTCATCACCTTGATGGGCGTGGGCTTGAATGCGATCGTTCCGTCGCAGGTCTTTGAAATCGTGCTCGAGGTCTCTGCGCTGGGCATCATCGGCGGTTGGGCCACCATCATGCTCTGCCACATCAAGCTGCAGGCCTGGGTGCGGAGCGGCAAAGTCATTAGGCCCGCATTCCGGCTGTTCGGCGCCCCCTTTACCTCCTATCTCACCCTCGGATTCCTGGCCTTTGTCCTGATCACCATGGGCTTCTCGGAAACAGGCCGTTGGGTGCTCGGTTCCCTGCTGGTGCTGGCGCCGCTGCTGGTGGGTGGCTGGTACGCCCACAGGGGCCGAATCCGTAATGAACAGTCCGCTTTGAACCCGCCCTCAGTTTGA
- a CDS encoding LLM class flavin-dependent oxidoreductase produces MHNKRIGFLSFGHWARVPGSLVPSAGEAIKQGIELAVAAEELGIDGAFFRVHHFARQQASPFPLLAAIAARTSTIEMGTGVIDMRYENPLYMAEEAAATDLISDSRLQLGVSRGSPEPALNGAANFGYVPNEGEDAGDMARRHTALFRKAIAGHGVAQADPHYAGGATGLLPIQPLSPGLPQRIWWGAGTRKTAVWAAEQGMNLMSSTLLTEDTGVPFDQLQAEQIHLFREAWTAAGHDFEPRVSVSRSILPIVDEVDNRYFGLRAQADRQDQVGILDGALSRFGKSYIGEPDELAEELAADAAVQAADTVLLTVPNQLGVEYNAKLLGNVAKYIAPAFGWARQTPESRQNA; encoded by the coding sequence ATGCACAACAAACGCATCGGCTTCCTTTCCTTCGGCCATTGGGCACGCGTCCCTGGTTCACTGGTGCCATCGGCCGGTGAAGCAATCAAGCAGGGCATCGAACTGGCGGTGGCCGCAGAGGAACTGGGGATCGATGGGGCGTTCTTCCGTGTGCACCACTTTGCCCGGCAGCAAGCGTCCCCATTCCCGCTGCTCGCCGCGATCGCGGCCCGGACCAGCACGATCGAGATGGGCACCGGCGTGATCGACATGCGCTATGAAAACCCGCTGTACATGGCGGAGGAGGCTGCGGCCACGGACCTGATCAGCGATAGCCGGCTTCAGCTCGGAGTAAGCCGTGGTTCACCCGAGCCTGCCCTGAACGGAGCCGCCAACTTTGGCTATGTTCCGAACGAGGGCGAGGACGCGGGCGACATGGCGCGGCGCCACACCGCGCTGTTCCGCAAGGCCATAGCCGGGCACGGGGTAGCCCAGGCTGATCCCCACTACGCAGGCGGAGCCACTGGACTTCTGCCCATCCAACCGCTTTCTCCAGGACTTCCACAGCGGATCTGGTGGGGTGCCGGTACCCGCAAGACGGCAGTCTGGGCCGCCGAGCAAGGCATGAACCTCATGAGTTCCACGCTCCTGACCGAAGATACCGGCGTCCCTTTCGACCAATTGCAGGCCGAGCAGATCCACCTGTTCCGCGAAGCCTGGACAGCTGCCGGGCACGACTTCGAGCCCCGCGTTTCCGTCAGCCGCAGCATCCTGCCGATCGTCGATGAGGTGGACAACCGCTACTTCGGCCTTCGCGCCCAAGCGGACCGGCAGGACCAGGTTGGAATTCTCGACGGCGCGTTGTCCCGTTTCGGGAAGAGCTACATCGGCGAGCCGGACGAGTTGGCAGAAGAACTCGCAGCCGATGCAGCCGTCCAGGCTGCCGATACCGTCCTGCTGACGGTGCCCAACCAACTTGGGGTGGAGTACAACGCGAAGCTCCTGGGGAACGTCGCGAAGTACATCGCACCTGCTTTTGGCTGGGCCCGACAAACGCCTGAGTCCCGGCAAAACGCCTGA
- a CDS encoding aminotransferase class I/II-fold pyridoxal phosphate-dependent enzyme, with protein sequence MSTLSPLPKIGTPSRAWRSRADAWEFLGYAIKQLALDPYAGSSDSGLHSQISRTFALLEAVEPYWAEPGVAAVGQLRQLVNDGDPHAALELLGGLAHLPLASGAEQGSSSGLVQESLEDEVAPAEQAERPRFEVLMVDNITAQEAEALKGSMAAQRRPSDAFTYEINVVPSYEDALVAVLLNPDIQAVILRPGFSVRSSRQLGSDLRRFLAGHTPEGLQALRPVKRILGLAEEISGLRPELDVYLVAGVSIESLAGSLTRKFRRIFRRQDHLDLHLSLLSGVAERYEAPFFTALQDYSRRPASVFHALPISRGGSVGNSPWIRDMADFYGTNLLLAETSATSGGLDSLLDPHGSIKQAQDLAARAFGAQRTYFVTNGTSTANKIVHQSLLAPGDVVLVDRNCHKSHHYAFVLAGARVSYLDAYPLDKYAFYGAVPLASLKRRLLEYRRAGRLHEVKMVTLTNCTFDGIVYDVERVMEECLAIKPDLVFLWDEAWFAFARSHPIYRRRTAMASAAALEASFSNPAYAARYAGQAAALHDPVTGEPVDDEAWLNTRLIPNPEKARIRVYATQSTHKTLTSLRQGSMIHVYDQDFMASNQESFREAYMTHTSTSPNYQILASLDIGRRQVELEGFGLVQKQSDLAVSVAQAVARHPLLKKYFRVLTSRDLIEPQYRETSAAMPLREGLAELEDAWQRDEFVIDPSRLTLDISRTGIDGDTFRHSYLMDDHGIQVNKTSRNTVLFMTNIGTSRSSVAYLIEVLVKLAEGFESPHPSARPRTVPVLSPASPQGGASGVVGQTPPLPDFSTFAARFRVDDACEDGDIRAAYFESYKPESTAYLSADELALAVRAGQEVISAGFVTPYPPGFPILVPGQVITRQTLEFMAALDTREIHGFDHERGYRVFVDGPAVSNAGVSDTAVEAAGIGRLPAAS encoded by the coding sequence ATGAGCACCCTCTCCCCCCTTCCAAAAATTGGCACGCCCAGCCGCGCCTGGCGGTCGCGCGCCGATGCCTGGGAGTTCCTGGGATATGCCATCAAGCAGCTCGCCTTGGACCCTTACGCAGGATCCTCCGACTCAGGTTTGCACTCCCAGATCAGCCGGACCTTTGCGCTCCTGGAAGCCGTGGAGCCCTACTGGGCAGAGCCGGGCGTTGCCGCTGTGGGCCAGTTGCGCCAACTGGTGAACGACGGCGACCCCCACGCCGCGCTGGAACTTCTGGGCGGTTTGGCGCATCTGCCGTTGGCTTCCGGAGCGGAGCAAGGTTCATCGTCCGGGCTTGTCCAGGAGTCGCTGGAGGACGAGGTTGCACCAGCCGAGCAGGCTGAACGACCCCGTTTTGAGGTCCTGATGGTGGACAACATCACGGCCCAGGAAGCGGAGGCATTGAAGGGCAGCATGGCAGCCCAGCGACGCCCTTCCGATGCCTTCACGTACGAAATCAATGTGGTTCCCAGCTACGAAGACGCGTTGGTGGCGGTCCTGCTTAACCCCGATATCCAAGCCGTGATCCTGCGTCCGGGCTTTTCCGTTCGCAGCTCCCGGCAGCTCGGCAGCGACCTCCGCCGGTTCCTGGCCGGGCACACTCCCGAAGGCCTGCAGGCCTTGCGACCCGTCAAACGGATCCTGGGCCTGGCCGAGGAAATATCCGGTCTCAGGCCTGAGCTGGACGTCTACCTCGTTGCAGGCGTCTCCATCGAGTCCCTGGCCGGATCACTGACCAGGAAGTTCCGAAGGATTTTCCGCAGGCAGGATCACTTGGACCTGCACTTGTCCCTGTTGTCCGGGGTTGCAGAACGATACGAAGCTCCGTTCTTCACAGCCCTGCAGGATTACAGCCGACGGCCTGCAAGCGTCTTCCACGCGCTGCCCATTTCGCGTGGCGGATCCGTAGGGAACTCCCCTTGGATCCGGGACATGGCCGATTTCTACGGGACAAACCTGCTTTTGGCGGAGACTTCGGCAACGTCCGGCGGCCTCGATTCACTTTTGGACCCGCATGGATCCATCAAGCAGGCGCAGGACCTCGCCGCCCGGGCCTTCGGAGCGCAGAGAACCTACTTCGTTACCAACGGCACGTCCACGGCCAACAAGATCGTTCATCAGTCTCTGCTGGCTCCTGGTGACGTTGTGTTGGTTGATCGAAACTGCCACAAGTCCCACCACTACGCCTTCGTGCTCGCCGGTGCCCGCGTTTCATATCTGGATGCCTACCCCTTGGACAAATACGCCTTCTATGGTGCTGTGCCCTTGGCCAGTTTGAAGCGCAGGCTGCTTGAGTACCGGCGGGCCGGACGATTGCATGAAGTCAAAATGGTCACGCTCACCAACTGCACCTTTGACGGAATCGTCTACGACGTCGAGCGTGTCATGGAGGAATGCCTGGCCATCAAACCCGACCTTGTTTTCCTCTGGGACGAGGCATGGTTTGCTTTCGCCCGCTCCCACCCCATCTACCGGCGTCGAACGGCAATGGCTTCAGCAGCCGCACTGGAAGCCTCCTTCAGCAACCCTGCCTACGCGGCCCGGTACGCCGGGCAAGCAGCGGCCCTGCATGACCCCGTCACCGGTGAGCCCGTTGATGATGAGGCCTGGCTGAACACGCGGCTGATTCCCAACCCTGAGAAGGCACGCATCAGGGTATACGCCACCCAGTCCACGCATAAGACGTTGACGTCCTTGCGCCAAGGTTCGATGATCCATGTGTACGACCAGGACTTCATGGCCTCCAACCAGGAGTCCTTCCGCGAGGCGTACATGACCCACACCTCCACCTCGCCCAACTACCAAATCCTGGCGTCCCTGGACATTGGCCGTCGGCAGGTGGAGCTGGAAGGTTTTGGTTTGGTCCAGAAGCAATCCGACCTCGCCGTTTCCGTCGCGCAAGCCGTTGCACGGCATCCCCTGCTGAAGAAATACTTCCGGGTGCTGACCTCGCGGGATCTTATCGAGCCTCAATACCGGGAAACCAGCGCCGCCATGCCGCTGCGGGAGGGATTGGCGGAACTCGAGGACGCCTGGCAGCGCGATGAGTTCGTCATTGATCCCAGCCGCCTCACGCTGGACATCAGCAGGACAGGCATCGACGGCGACACGTTCCGCCACAGCTACCTCATGGACGATCACGGAATCCAGGTGAACAAGACGTCCCGGAACACTGTGCTGTTCATGACCAACATCGGCACCTCGCGGAGTTCCGTGGCGTACTTGATCGAGGTGCTGGTCAAACTCGCCGAGGGTTTCGAAAGCCCGCATCCCTCAGCGCGACCCCGAACAGTGCCTGTGCTTTCGCCTGCATCGCCGCAGGGCGGAGCATCAGGGGTGGTTGGGCAGACACCACCGCTCCCGGACTTCAGCACGTTTGCCGCACGGTTCCGTGTGGACGATGCCTGCGAAGACGGGGATATCCGCGCAGCCTACTTCGAAAGCTACAAGCCAGAATCCACGGCATACTTGTCCGCCGATGAGCTTGCCCTTGCAGTGCGTGCCGGGCAGGAAGTTATTTCCGCCGGCTTCGTCACGCCGTACCCGCCCGGCTTTCCCATCCTTGTCCCGGGCCAGGTCATCACGCGGCAGACGTTGGAGTTCATGGCTGCTTTGGACACGCGGGAGATCCACGGCTTCGACCACGAACGTGGTTACCGGGTTTTCGTGGACGGGCCTGCAGTTTCGAATGCTGGCGTTTCGGACACTGCTGTGGAAGCGGCGGGCATCGGGCGGCTGCCCGCCGCTTCGTAG
- a CDS encoding glutaminase, with protein sequence MDIQNLLDDIVGAVQPHVGQGNVADYIPQLGAVDPHQFGISIATRDGDVYSSGDAHVPFSIQSISKVFALALVLAFDGDGIWKRVFREPSGNPFNSLIQLESEEGIPRNPFINAGAIVVSDRLLSVTGSAALAVRDLMRRETGNSTVDADHYVAASELRNSHRNASLAHFLASCGNLENPVEAVLESYVEQCALAMTCEDLALATRFLAANGVGADGTRLLSPAQTKRINAVMLTCGTYDAAGEFAYRVGLPGKSGVGGGIVAVVPNKCAISVWSPGLGRSGNSVAGVAALDEFTTRTGWSVF encoded by the coding sequence TTGGACATCCAGAATCTCCTCGACGACATCGTCGGGGCAGTACAGCCGCACGTCGGGCAAGGCAACGTTGCCGACTACATTCCGCAACTGGGAGCAGTAGACCCCCACCAGTTCGGCATCTCCATCGCAACCCGGGACGGTGACGTCTACTCTTCAGGGGACGCGCATGTGCCCTTCTCCATCCAAAGCATTTCCAAGGTGTTCGCCCTCGCCCTGGTGTTGGCCTTCGACGGCGACGGCATCTGGAAGCGCGTCTTCCGTGAACCTTCGGGCAACCCGTTCAACTCGTTGATCCAGTTGGAGAGCGAGGAAGGGATTCCCCGGAACCCCTTCATCAACGCCGGCGCGATCGTCGTCAGTGACCGGCTCCTCAGCGTCACGGGAAGCGCTGCCCTGGCTGTCCGTGACCTGATGCGCCGCGAAACCGGCAACTCCACCGTGGACGCGGACCACTACGTAGCGGCGTCGGAACTCCGCAACAGCCACCGCAACGCTTCACTGGCCCACTTCCTTGCCAGCTGCGGCAACCTGGAGAACCCCGTGGAAGCCGTCCTCGAGTCCTATGTGGAGCAGTGTGCCCTGGCCATGACCTGCGAAGACCTGGCGCTCGCAACCCGGTTCCTGGCCGCCAACGGTGTTGGAGCTGACGGCACACGATTGCTGTCCCCAGCGCAGACCAAGCGGATCAATGCAGTCATGCTCACCTGCGGGACCTACGACGCCGCCGGCGAATTCGCTTATCGCGTTGGGCTTCCGGGGAAGAGCGGTGTCGGGGGAGGAATCGTGGCAGTGGTGCCCAATAAATGCGCCATCAGTGTGTGGAGCCCGGGCCTGGGGCGGTCCGGCAACTCGGTGGCAGGGGTTGCAGCCTTGGACGAATTCACGACGCGCACGGGCTGGTCTGTTTTCTAG
- the cobA gene encoding uroporphyrinogen-III C-methyltransferase yields the protein MAIQDIYPTALRLLGRPVLVVGGGPVAERRAKGLLDAGAKVTVVAPVASENLRGLANAGLLIWEPREYRMSDLDGVWFVQTATGTAAVDTQVAADAEAQRIWCVNASDHESSAAWTPAVAVVDDVKIAINAGGDPRRAMALRDAVATALETGDLPLRRHRKPDAAGKAPAGSVALVGGGPGDSGLITVRGRRLLGQADVVVADRLGPRELLKELAPDVRVIEVGKTPGHHPVPQLEINRILVDEALKGNRVVRLKGGDPYVLGRGGEEAEFCRQNGLEVEVVSGVTSAISVPAAAGIPVTHRGLAKGFSVVTGHEELSEVPARPDHTVVLLMGVAQLRESAAALAGSGLPLDTPVGIVENGYLPDQRVTIGTLGSIADQAEAVGVANPAVIVIGDVVRVSPFAPQHFKTADYSTITPNRPRVRTN from the coding sequence ATGGCAATACAGGACATTTACCCCACGGCACTGCGGCTGCTTGGCCGCCCGGTGCTGGTTGTGGGCGGCGGGCCCGTCGCGGAGCGCCGTGCCAAGGGACTGCTCGACGCCGGTGCGAAAGTTACCGTGGTCGCTCCCGTTGCCTCCGAAAACCTCCGCGGCCTCGCCAACGCAGGACTCCTCATCTGGGAGCCGCGCGAGTACCGCATGTCGGACCTCGACGGCGTATGGTTCGTTCAAACCGCCACGGGCACTGCCGCTGTGGACACCCAGGTAGCAGCCGATGCCGAAGCGCAGCGCATCTGGTGCGTCAACGCCTCGGACCACGAATCATCAGCTGCCTGGACGCCCGCGGTGGCCGTGGTGGATGACGTCAAGATCGCCATCAATGCCGGGGGAGACCCACGCCGCGCCATGGCGCTCCGCGATGCTGTTGCCACTGCCTTGGAAACCGGCGACCTGCCGCTGCGTCGTCACCGCAAGCCGGACGCCGCTGGCAAAGCGCCTGCTGGTTCTGTAGCACTCGTTGGCGGCGGCCCTGGCGACTCGGGACTCATCACCGTCCGCGGTCGACGCTTGCTCGGCCAGGCCGACGTCGTGGTTGCAGACCGTCTTGGCCCGCGTGAGCTGCTCAAGGAATTGGCTCCGGACGTCCGCGTGATCGAGGTCGGCAAGACGCCGGGCCATCACCCGGTGCCGCAGCTTGAGATCAACCGTATCCTCGTGGACGAAGCCCTCAAGGGCAACCGCGTGGTCCGCCTCAAAGGTGGCGACCCCTATGTCCTGGGTCGCGGTGGCGAGGAAGCAGAGTTCTGCCGGCAGAACGGCCTCGAGGTTGAAGTGGTGTCCGGCGTGACGTCGGCGATTTCGGTTCCTGCCGCCGCTGGTATTCCCGTCACGCATCGCGGCCTGGCCAAGGGTTTCAGCGTCGTAACCGGCCACGAAGAACTTTCCGAAGTCCCTGCACGGCCGGACCACACTGTGGTTTTGCTCATGGGAGTGGCGCAATTGCGCGAGTCCGCGGCTGCCCTGGCTGGCTCGGGTCTGCCTTTGGACACTCCAGTAGGTATCGTTGAGAACGGGTATTTGCCGGATCAGCGCGTCACTATCGGCACGTTGGGATCCATCGCGGACCAGGCTGAGGCCGTCGGCGTGGCCAATCCCGCGGTGATCGTGATCGGCGATGTTGTCCGTGTCAGCCCCTTCGCCCCACAGCATTTCAAGACCGCTGATTACAGCACGATTACTCCCAACCGACCCCGCGTCCGCACCAACTGA